A genomic region of Gemmata massiliana contains the following coding sequences:
- a CDS encoding DUF1559 domain-containing protein, translating to MTLVELLVVIGIIAVLIGLLLPTVQKVRSAAAGASCRSNLKQIALATHVYHDVNGVLPVDSCNAYGPQSHSWSWLARILPFVEQDNLYRDGNIPANTLFQSRTAVASRVKLFLCPSDTAYDAGPRTDAADLGVYDGPEFPPPINAGQTNYKGVSGSNWAWGDARWRNPGTNGSSDGLTYGDGLFYRSDYLSPKKLIAITDGTSNTFMVGEDVPVKNNWCSWPYANNAVGTCAIGPNAKQLNGTEYAPNDWYNVYSFRSRHPGGLFFAFADGSIHFITDVIDLQVYRAAATIRGGEVVTLP from the coding sequence ATGACACTTGTCGAGCTGTTAGTGGTGATTGGCATTATCGCCGTTCTGATCGGGCTACTTTTACCGACCGTCCAGAAAGTTCGGTCGGCGGCCGCTGGAGCGAGTTGTCGGAGTAACCTCAAACAGATAGCCCTCGCTACTCATGTGTACCACGACGTTAACGGAGTGTTGCCCGTTGACTCGTGCAACGCATACGGGCCCCAGTCTCATTCGTGGAGTTGGCTCGCCCGGATACTTCCTTTTGTGGAACAGGATAACTTGTATCGGGATGGCAACATCCCTGCCAATACACTATTTCAAAGTAGAACGGCGGTTGCTTCCCGTGTAAAACTCTTCCTCTGCCCCAGTGACACAGCTTACGACGCGGGTCCGCGGACCGATGCGGCCGATCTGGGAGTGTACGACGGTCCCGAGTTCCCGCCTCCGATCAATGCCGGCCAAACGAACTATAAGGGAGTCAGCGGATCCAACTGGGCCTGGGGGGATGCTCGCTGGCGCAACCCGGGTACCAACGGGTCATCGGATGGCCTGACCTATGGCGATGGCCTGTTCTATCGAAGCGACTATTTGAGTCCGAAAAAACTGATCGCAATTACCGACGGCACCAGCAACACGTTCATGGTCGGCGAAGATGTTCCAGTGAAAAACAATTGGTGCTCTTGGCCATATGCAAATAACGCAGTCGGAACGTGTGCCATCGGTCCCAACGCGAAGCAGCTTAACGGCACCGAATACGCCCCGAACGACTGGTACAATGTCTACTCGTTCCGGAGTCGGCATCCAGGTGGGTTGTTCTTCGCTTTTGCAGATGGGTCGATCCATTTCATTACGGACGTGATCGACCTACAGGTGTACCGGGCCGCCGCTACGATTCGTGGCGGCGAGGTGGTTACGTTGCCTTGA